Proteins encoded within one genomic window of Trichoderma asperellum chromosome 2, complete sequence:
- a CDS encoding uncharacterized protein (EggNog:ENOG41~SECRETED:SignalP(1-19)) gives MRAATISLIVARLLQTAVADGSAFSCQPGQSCWPTIAEWQAFNQSISGALQVTVPMGSVCFPSSPNYDSGLCAIVQANYMNGTFRESSTAALQDTNWESCGTANCFPGVFAPRGQTCSLGRHSALQVHATTSEHITATMAFVRKYGIRMVIKTPAMTILAGAARLIR, from the coding sequence ATGCGCGCCGCTACGATATCCTTGATAGTAGCTCGGTTGCTTCAAACTGCCGTTGCTGATGGCTCGGCATTTTCCTGCCAACCGGGGCAGTCATGCTGGCCTACCATTGCAGAGTGGCAGGCTTTCAACCAAAGCATCTCAGGAGCCCTACAAGTAACGGTGCCAATGGGGAGCGTCTGCTTCCCAAGTTCGCCCAATTACGATAGCGGTCTATGTGCTATCGTCCAGGCAAATTATATGAATGGCACCTTTCGCGAATCATCCACCGCAGCGCTGCAAGACACAAACTGGGAATCTTGCGGCACTGCGAATTGCTTTCCCGGCGTCTTCGCACCTCGAGGCCAGACATGTTCCCTGGGAAGACATTCTGCGTTACAGGTTCATGCTACAACCTCTGAACACATCACGGCTACCATGGCGTTTGTAAGAAAGTATGGCATTCGGATGGTGATAAAAACACCGGCCATGACTATCTTGGCCGGAGCAGCGCGGCTAATACGCTGA
- a CDS encoding uncharacterized protein (EggNog:ENOG41): protein MKNISFESSFTAHNCPSAGTRQNIAIIGAGVNAQDAMDYFEQRNIMVTVGGCSTVGIAGGYGQAAGHGLLTPAYGLMVDQAVEFDVVTPDGVFRTINECNDPDLFWAMRGGGGGSFAVLVNYKFQVYPKNRWAAWRLQAGFNNSETGLTKSTFLRDFLTELSNEQPNWSANNASGYDTVSATGINLLEVMPIGSDPLGALKQLTSKFNSFLTSYPGLNITINSYVLYDTEKEFYAAQEDYLSQFGTVGISVLAPSRLITTDNFETPAKIDALVTAFLQGMENARQILANDTTGAVVNFLILKTGATNTPDTHNATSANPVWRNTLWHLVTAAGWLPGMADGAQAAAAARSALEAIKKPLSVQASYLNEADPDEPDWQDVFFGGNYDKLLAIKQRYDPDTLLNCKKCVGYLGDADPMYSCYSDNPVPSIPYPFA from the coding sequence ATGAAGAACATATCATTTGAATCTTCATTCACTGCTCATAACTGCCCTTCTGCGGGGACTAGGCAGAATATCGCCATCATCGGAGCCGGTGTCAATGCTCAAGACGCGATGGACTACTTTGAACAGCGTAACATCATGGTTACAGTCGGCGGTTGTTCGACTGTGGGCATTGCCGGCGGATATGGCCAGGCCGCAGGTCACGGACTTCTTACACCGGCTTATGGATTGATGGTAGACCAGGCCGTTGAGTTTGACGTTGTCACGCCCGATGGAGTTTTCCGCACCATCAACGAGTGCAACGATCCCGACCTGTTCTGGGCCATGCGAGGCGGCGGGGGCGGATCCTTTGCTGTCCTCGTGAATTACAAGTTCCAGGTGTATCCCAAGAACCGGTGGGCCGCATGGCGCTTGCAGGCAGGCTTCAACAATAGCGAGACTGGCCTCACAAAGAGCACATTCTTGCGTGACTTTCTCACAGAGCTGTCCAATGAACAGCCCAACTGGTCAGCAAACAACGCTTCTGGCTATGATACCGTTTCGGCGACCGGCATCAACCTCCTTGAAGTGATGCCCATTGGTTCAGACCCTCTGGGAGCTTTAAAGCAGCTGACTTCCAAGTTCAATTCCTTCTTGACCAGCTATCCAGGGCTCAACATCACGATCAACTCCTACGTCTTATACGACACTGAAAAGGAGTTCTACGCCGCCCAAGAGGACTACCTCAGTCAGTTTGGAACTGTCGGCATCTCCGTCTTGGCTCCAAGCCGTCTCATCACCACCGACAACTTCGAGACTCCCGCCAAGATCGATGCCCTCGTCACTGCCTTTTTGCAGGGCATGGAAAATGCCCGCCAGATTCTGGCAAACGACACCACAGGCGCTGTGGTCaacttcctcatcctcaagACGGGAGCGACCAACACGCCTGATACGCACAACGCAACCAGCGCCAACCCCGTATGGCGAAACACTCTCTGGCATCTCGTCACTGCCGCAGGTTGGCTGCCCGGCATGGCAGACGGCGctcaagctgctgcggccgctCGTTCCGCTTTGGAGGCGATTAAGAAGCCGCTCTCGGTACAGGCTTCGTATCTCAACGAGGCGGACCCTGATGAGCCTGACTGGCAGGATGTCTTCTTTGGTGGGAACTACGATAAGTTGCTTGCGATTAAGCAAAGGTACGACCCTGACACGTTGTTGAACTGCAAGAAGTGCGTTGGATATCTTGGAGACGCAGATCCTATGTATTCTTGCTATTCGGATAACCCCGTTCCATCAATACCGTATCCGTTTGCTTAA
- a CDS encoding uncharacterized protein (EggNog:ENOG41), with translation MEHVQKEAWKVMFLGSEVRLAEMVESVLKAIKLVNGSVTEAIIPSSYASLAWAGISFLVSVCLNPKRQEESLAEGLRYISSLILKCGNTSRVISDFAKKYDWHGLMEEIRQQEARIAAVDKLWRDRKYDEECISAENRYQGTILNLKTIGADICEFRMAVEDANRDRNHQELLHWLCDIDPSTMYNAARNKHKHGTNEWLIKGNEKFKL, from the exons ATGGAACATGTCCAGAAAGAGGCTTGGAAAGTCATGTTTTTGGGCTCTGAGGTTCGGCTGGCTGAGATGGTAGAATCTGTGCTCAAAGCTATTAAACTGGTCAACGGCTCTGTCACGGAGGCTATTATCCCCAGCTCGTATGCCTCGCTTGCCTGGGCTGGTATAAGCTTTTTAGTTTCG GTTTGTTTAAATCCTAAGCGTCAAGAGGAGTCACTTGCAGAAGGACTGAGATATATCTCCTCGCTTATTCTGAAGTGCG GCAATACCTCTAGAGTTATCAGCGACTTTGCCAAAAAGTACGACTGGCATGGATTGATGGAAGAAATACGCCAGCAAGAGGCTCGAATAGCCGCCGTCGACAAGCTTTGGCGCGATCGAAAATACGACGAAGAATGTATCTCGGCTGAAAACCGGTATCAAGGAACTATACTGAATTTAAAGACAATTGGCGCGGACATTTGCGAGTTCCGAATGGCGGTAGAAGATGCCAATAGGGACCGAAATCATCAAGAGTTACTTCACTGGTTATGCGATATAGATCCATCAACCATGTATAATGCCGCTCGCAACAAACACAAGCACGGCACAAACGAATGGCTAATTAAAGGGAAtgaaaaatttaaattatga
- a CDS encoding uncharacterized protein (EggNog:ENOG41) yields MFGSFGLANLPPKVKVAPEDVPPPTPISLPRYQPFVQDDAPVDPQQALSNLLKYTGRASAASGLIGLSAIGFDLKLDVEAEELIPVPSFIPDFEKWERLTSEEAGEQNQAERRPIRNGNLSPGCQVYVERRKELSNKNEDAFHTVRRLPPPKGKQQARLGNAYEFFRCLEFFTTYWDDPTQPPSLPPSPELAPAENGETNTTNTPLESSRYEATRTSDGCSMPPEYRQNLISAFIKLVAYDFGCNVSMARYEPRLHLSSPEGHPSPRKSYSPSNCHFIFQSPTTRETARAGLVYGPLGAVSTRPGTNFTTPDIETAQSTDLAREVLAALVTAQHRAREGKVETRFGEGQWWTSKPRWGGGTGGPIGREIDTDMPLGDKDALPSDSDKVVRPAKKPRKTLSIYDAYRMVRPPSSTWDKKARYEAIGRQKGVDYDDIFVISSIFHHVSILRVRIPDRLLEVLGGSPDPDVTQRSWGRVQGWRSRWFDLFDIEQRLTAMRMLWAVMAYQMRKEPEDKDVAMVEK; encoded by the exons ATGTTTGGATCATTTGGCCTGG CAAATCTGCCGCCCAAGGTCAAGGTAGCCCCCGAAGATGTTCCGCCTCCTACGCCGATCAGTCTTCCTCGCTACCAGCCTTTCGTCCAAGATGATGCCCCAGTTGATCCACAGCAAGCCCTATCAAACTTACTCAAGTATACGGGCagggcttctgctgcttcggGGTTAATTGGACTTTCCGCCATTGGATTTGATTTGAAGCTGGATGTTGAAGCAGAGGAACTTATCCCCGTTCCGTCTTTTATCCCCGATTTTGAGAAATGGGAGCGACTCACATCCGAGGAAGCTGGCGAGCAGAACCAAGCGGAGCGCCGGCCCATAAGAAACGGTAATCTTTCTCCTGGATGTCAAGTTTACGTTGAGCGTCGTAAAGAGCTCTCGAATAAGAACGAAGATGCATTTCACACAGTCCGCCGACTGCCCCCACCCAAAGGAAAGCAGCAGGCTCGGCTTGGAAACGCTTATGAGTTCTTCCGCTGCCTTGAATTCTTCACTACGTACTGGGATGACCCAACTCAGCCTCCGTCTCTCCCTCCATCTCCCGAATTGGCACCTGCTGAGAACGGTGAAACCAATACGACCAATACCCCTCTGGAATCCTCACGGTATGAGGCAACACGAACATCGGACGGTTGTTCAATGCCCCCTGAGTATCGACAAAACCTCATTTCAGCATTCATCAAGCTCGTCGCATATGATTTTGGCTGCAACGTTTCTATGGCTCGTTATGAACCTAGGTTACATTTAAGCTCTCCGGAAGGCCATCCAAGCCCGCGCAAATCATACAGCCCTTCCAACTGCCATTTTATTTTCCAGAGCCCAACTACAAGAGAAACAGCCCGTGCTGGTCTTGTATATGGCCCTCTGGGGGCGGTAAGTACACGTCCAGGCACAAATTTTACAACTCCAGATATCGAAACAGCACAGTCCACCGATCTTGCCCGGGAAGTACTAGCTGCTCTCGTTACTGCTCAGCATAGGGCTCGCGAAGGGAAAGTCGAAACGCGATTTGGTGAAGGCCAGTGGTGGACTTCTAAACCAAGATGGGGTGGTGGTACTGGGGGTCCCATTGGGAGAGAAATAGATACGGATATGCCGCTCGGAGACAAAGATGCCCTGCCCTCTGATTCAGACAAAGTGGTTCGACCTGCCAAAAAGCCTCGGAAGACCTTGTCAATATATGACGCCTATCGTATGGTCCGCCCGCCATCTTCTACATGGGACAAAAAGGCTCGCTACGAAGCAATTGGTAGACAGAAGGGTGTTGACTATGACGACATCTTTGTGATTAGCTCTATTTTCCACCATGTATCCATTCTTCGGGTGCGAATTCCCGACCGTCTCTTGGAGGTACTTGGAGGCTCTCCTGATCCAGATGTGACACAACGCAGCTGGGGCAGAGTGCAGGGCTGGAGAAGTCGATGGTTCGACCTATTCGACATTGAGCAGCGACTTACAGCTATGCGGATGCTTTGGGCTGTAATGGCTTATCAGATGAGGAAGGAGCCAGAGGATAAGGATGTCGCGATGGTTGAGAAGTGA
- a CDS encoding uncharacterized protein (EggNog:ENOG41~TransMembrane:1 (o426-447i)), with translation MSSSLIGVYSTSLDTPILSSTAIRNASSIAIKPSDVPLSSSTSAFPVDSTQKPLTSSGAAIEAVPNTATTSSLRTPTTTASEMTTKETIVNSPTATLSGGSLAADGETPTSSLPVTTSSTSQAASLTPSTSLIPTSSSVTTQASSSAEKIFPQLSSTADVSPSVIPTATLSTQVPSITTSQSQNQIPTPKSSTSQAPAAPETEAIFPTSPLTSPKQPSPTIHSQSISPAAQPTDNSVQGPQLFSAAEVAQPSEPLSSSSSTSIPKASSTASIQGSNDFSAQEVSQPTNVAAPAAGGNAVSNSPASTPTPAANPAPPAVPVSVASAPSSISTSVPASIAIAAPISTSLSASTGVAGGSIPSGTQSNAITHATSLISDSTDGIGALPTATNTSPSDLSGSGILGGSQPTGQTIADPVSPSTNPSTATIVGGTVGGIAAAAFLVVLLWLLRRKLASRKSQGSSKGGSVKPMAQKLGIATTLDAVKQNFGGKTGHRNVNMNRGNSQFLETVTVEPMKTPTYVKSQNSAAVAKKPSKPRKLGLSFDHGKLFNPFSDANALMSGKIPPPSSSILANPFTDDNMVLPPPVSAANRRRSRGRSLGGIKSFQAPAVPPRPHSVHRESLQSNDSFAQRRDKFRSDPFDLELESRLVPQRNGVPSRASSVYSNNQSPQDSRDSYTSRYISGSSLGDWANGNPAAGAGGATGRRDSPTLS, from the coding sequence ATGTCGAGCTCTTTGATTGGAGTTTATTCGACTTCCCTCGATACCCCGATTCTTTCATCAACGGCCATTCGCAACGCCAGTTCTATTGCCATCAAGCCTTCCGATGTCCCCCTTTCTTCATCTACCAGTGCCTTTCCCGTCGACTCAACACAGAAGCCTTTGACATCGAGCGGTGCTGCCATAGAAGCAGTCCCTAATACAGCCACAACTTCATCTCTTCGAACCCCTACCACTACGGCCTCAGAAATGACGACAAAAGAGACTATTGTGAATTCTCCAACAGCAACTCTTTCCGGTGGAAGCTTGGCAGCTGATGGCGAGACACCTACATCCTCACTCCCTGTAACAACAAGCAGCACAAGCCAAGCAGCATCATTAACTCCATCAACATCTCTTATTCCAACGAGTTCTTCGGTAACCACCCAAGCCTCATCATCGGCAGAAAAGATCTTTCCACAGCTTTCCTCAACGGCCGATGTCTCGCCTAGTGTTATTCCTACAGCTACCCTTTCTACTCAGGTACCTTCTATCACGACATCGCAAAGCCAGAATCAGATTCCTACCCCCAAATCTTCTACTTCTCAAGCTCCCGCGGCACCTGAAACTGAAGCTATCTTTCCAACTTCACCCCTAACATCACCCAAACAGCCCTCACCCACCATTCATTCTCAATCAATTTCCCCAGCAGCTCAACCTACCGACAATTCGGTCCAAGGGCCACAACTTTTCAGTGCCGCGGAGGTGGCTCAGCCTTCCGAGCCtttgtcatcttcttcttctacttctattCCCAAAGCTTCTTCCACAGCATCAATACAGGGGAGCAATGATTTTTCGGCTCAGGAGGTCAGTCAGCCGACAAATGTAGCTGCGCCTGCAGCTGGAGGAAACGCAGTATCAAATTCGCCGGCTTCGACACCAACCCCAGCGGCCAACCCTGCGCCCCCTGCTGTCCCAGTCTCTGTGGCCTCCGCGCCCTCCTCCATATCAACTTCTGTACCGGCTTCTATAGCTATTGCTGCACCGATTTCTACATCACTTTCCGCGTCCACCGGGGTAGCAGGCGGCTCCATACCAAGCGGAACACAATCCAATGCCATTACACACGCCACATCCCTAATATCAGATTCGACAGATGGCATCGGGGCTCTTCCAACAGCTACCAATACATCTCCAAGCGACTTGAGTGGAAGCGGCATATTGGGAGGTAGCCAGCCTACTGGGCAGACAATAGCAGACCCCGTTAGCCCAAGCACAAATCCATCAACTGCCACTATTGTTGGCGGCACTGTGGGTGGTAtagctgctgccgcttttcttgttgttttgttGTGGCTCTTGAGAAGAAAATTGGCGAGTCGCAAATCGCAAGGGTCAAGCAAAGGGGGCTCCGTCAAGCCAATGGCACAAAAACTTGGGATTGCGACAACCCTGGATGCTGTCAAGCAGAACTTTGGTGGGAAAACAGGCCATCGCAACGTCAATATGAACAGAGGGAACTCTCAGTTCCTCGAAACTGTCACAGTTGAACCGATGAAAACGCCAACCTATGTTAAATCCCAAAACTCTGCTGCAGTCGCAAAAAAACCATCAAAACCACGTAAGCTAGGTCTTAGCTTTGACCATGGCAAGCTGTTCAACCCATTTTCAGACGCCAATGCTTTGATGTCCGGCAAGATACCACCGCCCTCCAGCTCCATCTTAGCAAATCCGTTTACCGACGACAACATGGTTTTGCCCCCTCCGGTCTCTGCTGCGAACCGCCGCCGCTCGAGAGGCCGATCACTTGGTGGCATCAAAAGCTTCCAGGCTCCTGCGGTCCCTCCTCGACCACACTCTGTGCACCGGGAGTCACTGCAGAGCAACGACTCATTTGCGCAACGTCGTGATAAATTCCGGTCTGATCCTTTTgacttggagctggagagtcGACTGGTCCCTCAAAGAAACGGGGTGCCTAGCCGAGCTAGCTCTGTGTATAGCAATAACCAGAGCCCGCAGGATAGCCGTGACAGCTATACATCCAGATATATCAGCGGCTCTAGTCTTGGCGACTGGGCCAATGGCAACCCCGCTGCTGGCGCAGGGGGGGCAACGGGAAGGCGAGATAGCCCTACACTCTCATGA
- a CDS encoding uncharacterized protein (TransMembrane:2 (o6-29i63-91o)), giving the protein MSGPLGVYVFLFRWPVGTWGFVCSTKICYTRVKKKGRAGSRPLKTIDPLTVERAGGSKALNSVFLPFFDVFVCLFVAPSGGVQQWIFWWMVRTGWLDERNT; this is encoded by the coding sequence ATGTCTGGCCCCTTGGGCGTTTATGTGTTTTTGTTTAGATGGCCAGTGGGAACATGGGGCTTTGTTTGCAGTACTAAGATCTGCTACACCAGGGTTAAAAAGAAGGGCAGGGCGGGAAGCCGGCCGTTGAAGACAATTGATCCTCTTACAGTGGAACGGGCCGGAGGGAGCAAGGCGTTGAATTctgtttttcttccttttttcgatgtgtttgtttgtttgtttgttgctCCCTCTGGCGGTGTACAGCAGTGGATCTTTTGGTGGATGGTACGAACGGGATGGTTGGATGAAAGAAATACCTAA
- a CDS encoding uncharacterized protein (EggNog:ENOG41) yields MMTSPLKKQPQDVADCVLKRAEVSKIARRLQNRLALAQFKTKHGWEDLTLDIIEPKVEEEIRRKRLYEGDVLSDSSSSASDLPYPTKTLMSSPLKAPLFSDAVGSSNGSSGHRKRTYFASFDNDASSPTKRFRGSPTMHKSFAGHTLWKDGHQLTHSSPMKPRRQQHFTTSAGPDVSFFQQRRMTNELSAHPNFTAPEEEDDDLLPAHSFAANIRSSPPRTPPMQSRPLRKRADGTEAGQEGADLLLYLAASPSPAVKPNRARIERPSTPPPKNSKLDLPSAMMTTPGGGNPFPNTPGQGFDFADFVNITPSPAQKVWRTPNPLTGTRTPRSVTRKRLTFDEPRP; encoded by the exons ATGATGACCTCGCCATTGAAGAAGCAGCCGCAGGATGTAGCCGACTGTGTCTTGAAGCGTGCAGAAGTTAGCAAG ATTGCCCGCCGACTCCAGAACCGCCTCGCACTTGCGCAGTTCAAGACCAAGCATGGCTGGGAAGACCTTACACTCGACATTATCGAACCcaaggtggaggaggagatacGCCGCAAGCGTCTTTACGAGGGCGATGTTCTGTCCGACTCGTCGTCGAGTGCATCCGACTTGCCTTACCCGACAAAGACTCTCATGAGCTCGCCGCTCAAGGCACCCTTGTTCTCCGATGCGGTCGGCTCCAGCAATGGCAGCTCCGGGCATCGTAAACGCACTTACTTTGCCTCGTTCGACAACGACGCCTCGAGTCCGACAAAGCGATTCCGCGGCTCTCCGACAATGCACAAATCGTTTGCCGGTCATACTCTATGGAAGGACGGTCATCAGCTCACTCACTCCTCTCCCATGAAGCCCCGCCGGCAGCAACACTTCACCACTTCGGCCGGGCCGGACGTCTCCTTTTTCCAGCAGCGAAGAATGACCAACGAGCTAAGCGCTCATCCGAATTTCACCGCtccagaagaggaggatgatgaccTGCTGCCTGCGCACTCGTTTGCCGCCAACATTCGATCTTCTCCACCTCGCACGCCACCAATGCAATCCCGACCTTTGAGGAAGAGAGCAGATGGTACAGAGGCGGGTCAGGAGGGAGCGGATCTTCTGCTGTACCTGGCAGCCTCGCCGTCGCCAGCAgttaagccaaacagggctCGGATCGAGCGGCCGTCGACACCGCCCCCCAAGAACAGCAAACTGGACTTGCCCTCCGCCATGATGACCACACCTGGAGGAGGCAATCCATTTCCCAACACGCCGGGCCAGGGCTTTGACTTTGCCGACTTTGTCAACATCACCCCGAGCCCGGCTCAAAAAGTCTGGAGGACCCCGAATCCTCTTACAGGCACTCGCACTCCCCGAAGCGTTACCAGGAAGCGCCTTACGTTTGATGAGCCTCGACCTTGA
- a CDS encoding uncharacterized protein (BUSCO:EOG092D12VX~EggNog:ENOG41) → MAPTFLSLKSLRRQSRASFRTEASTDTSSDGALSHDTHDTTPSSGSLTPPSMDHQSDPALHLQVKDGNATSQNRPILAPGGNSSRYSVSGMSGLGAPSSNGRSSLPVSKYAPRVQNISENAWVYQKVLLLNGTIGEAMQNHLDGTVIISRLDDTFPPTSWPVWDSHFKALVYLQPGPNKIRLEFSSPKLANSSSSNPIHVSYLTLHMVPTLNAPPLQLAILLGKDSPGTFDATPSRAEIEGNGLETAVKKFRMAAYLWQAFTAEQMWRHKLGRRTFRFEEEWTSGTANHRDRENGVMRSEARVHIIRSDKTVAELQDLNKAQQYDKATDKNALFNIASEEVKKHLNPLPGQKQYVAVLLLDAHWDKDVKTIRGHAALGGGSGELQLGIFGSHCMHSYPSSFEEVVPAFTDCTPTDTAHVTNDCNEAGSSWEAANIGIGAHLHEVGHLFGCPHQEGGIMLRDYVVLNRSFVSREAYSTRTKSKGGLALQADECGWHRLDCLRFRAHPAFRLPNDAPMNPDESVQAFAIDGGNVLVVAQTGISFIEIFGEGDDVCRAWIEYIPDSNNPIQRQVTLIDQDLRARLPDAKRKGRVKVSIKTHGGGSLDIDDFKAFASKESSVKLPGGKVAYRCKSLGESKMQGSEPQEAIFTSAVKQDRIMSRVIVYHGSALDGLEFIYDDNSTQLFGKRGGKEGGDTFEFDIRRGEYLTGFVVRAGFWIDGIQLLTSLGRKSAMFGKAHGGSAHTLLPPRGYSICGVAGTCGAWLDGFSILIKH, encoded by the exons atggctcctacttttctctctctcaaaagCCTGCGGCGTCAATCGAGGGCCAGCTTTCGGACCGAGGCTTCAACCGATACGTCCAGCGATGGTGCTTTGAGTCACGATACCCATGATACCACACCTTCAAGCGGCTCGCTAACGCCGCCATCCATGGATCATCAATCAGACCCTGCGCTACACCTGCAGGTCAAGGACGGCAATGCGACCAGCCAGAACCGACCCATTCTGGCACCTGGCGGAAACTCCAGTCGATATAGCGTCTCGGGCATGTCTGGGCTTGGAGCTCCTTCGTCCAACGGTAGGAGTAGCCTGCCTGTATCCAAGTATGCCCCTCGCGTCCAAAATATTTCAGAAAATGCTTGG GTGTATCAAAAAGTACTTCTATTGAATGGCACGATTGGAGAGGCCATGCAGAATCACCTAGATGGCACCGTCATTATCAGCAGACTAGACGATACATTTCCACCAACCAGCTGGCCCGTGTGGGATTCTCACTTTAAAGCTCTTGTGTATCTACAACCTGGGCCTAACAAGATCCGTCTCGAGTTTTCCAGCCCCAAGCTCGCCAATAGCTCGTCCTCTAACCCTATCCACGTGTCGTATCTCACTCTTCACATGGTGCCTACTTTAAACGCTCCTCCACTGCAACTTGCCATACTGTTAGGCAAAGACTCTCCCGGAACATTCGATGCCACGCCATCGCGCGCCGAAATCGAAGGCAATGGGTTAGAAACTGCCGTCAAGAAATTTCGAATGGCAGCATATCTCTGGCAAGCTTTCACCGCGGAGCAGATGTGGCGACATAAACTTGGGCGCCGAACATTTCGATTTGAGGAGGAATGGACGTCTGGGACCGCCAACCACCGCGACAGAGAGAATGGGGTTATGAGATCTGAAGCCCGAGTTCACATTATTCGATCCGACAAGACGGTTGCGGAACTGCAAGATCTCAACAAGGCTCAACAGTACGATAAGGCTACGGATAAGAATGCCCTCTTCAACATTGCTAGTGAAGAGGTAAAGAAGCATCTTAATCCTCTTCCTGGACAGAAGCAGTATGTTGCGGTTCTCTTACTCGATGCCCACTGGGACAAGGATGTCAAAACGATTCGAGGCCACGCCGCACTCGGCGGTGGTAGCGGTGAATTGCAATTGGGCATCTTCGGGTCACACTGCATGCATAGCTACCCTAGTTCTTTCGAAGAAGTAGTGCCGGCATTCACCGATTGCACGCCAACCGATACTGCTCATGTGACTAATGACTGCAACGAAGCGGGGAGCTCCTGGGAGGCTGCAAATATTGGCATCGGTGCACATCTCCACGAGGTGGGACACTTATTTGGATGTCCTcaccaagaaggaggaatcATGCTTAGAGACTATGTTGTACTTAACCGAAGTTTTGTCTCTCGAGAGGCATACTCTACCCGGACTAAATCCAAGGGAGGGCTGGCCCTACAGGCTGATGAGTGCGGCTGGCATCGTTTAGACTGCCTTCGTTTCCGAGCTCATCCTGCTTTCCGGCTGCCCAACGATGCTCCGATGAATCCCGATGAAAGCGTCCAAGCCTTTGCTATTGACGGAGGCAATGTTCTGGTTGTAGCACAAACTGGAATCTCTTTCATAGAAATTTttggagagggagatgatgtATGCCGTGCGTGGATCGAGTATATACCGGACAGCAATAATCCCATCCAGCGGCAGGTAACCTTGATTGATCAAGACTTGCGGGCTCGCCTACCTGATGCCAAGAGAAAGGGGCGTGTAAAGGTGTCTATTAAAACTCATGGCGGAGGATCTTTGGATATCGATGACTTTAAAGCATTTGCATCAAAAGAGTCGTCAGTGAAATTGCCTGGTGGAAAAGTGGCCTATCGATGCAAGAGCCTCGGAGAGTCAAAGATGCAAGGCAGTGAGCCCCAAGAGGCTATTTTTACCAGTGCTGTGAAGCAGGACAGAATAATGTCTCGTGTTATTGTATACCACGGCTCAGCGTTGGACGGATTGGAATTTATATACGATGATAATTCGACGCAGCTGTTTGGCAAGAGGGGGGGCAAAGAGGGGGGCGATACATTTGAATTTG ATATTCGGCGTGGAGAGTATCTTACTGGTTTCGTTGTGAGAGCTGGCTTTTGGATCGACGGCATTCAGCTCTTGACCAGTCTCGGCAGAAAATCGGCCATGTTTGGAAAAGCTCATGGTGGTTCTGC ACACACACTGCTACCACCTCGAGGCTATTCGATCTGCGGTGTTGCCGGTACATGTGGCGCATGGCTTGATGGCTTCTCGATCCTTATCAAACATTAA
- the PPS1 gene encoding tyrosine/serine/threonine protein phosphatase pps1 (TransMembrane:4 (i50-70o82-99i120-142o148-169i)): protein MSRRTSAASAATNGPTSRELSPQNQPAIDKQKTLLSADVGHFSLVRAMHLADLITLMNGACGVMSIFSSLQSCLEPANRDHHLWWALTFLPFGLFFDFLDGRVARWRKKSSLMGQELDSLADLISFGVAPAMVAFSIGLRTAADKLGLAFFVLCGLTRLARFNVTVAVLPKDATGKSTFFEGTPIPTSLGLDALMAYWLQHGWILDSIPFGTIFTGTSLEFHPVVLLFVIHGCTMTSKTIRIPKP, encoded by the exons ATGTCAAGACGAACCAGCGCTGCCTCGGCGGCCACCAATGGCCCGACTTCGAGAGAGTTGTCGCCCCAGAACCAACCAG CAATTGACAAGCAAAAGACGCTTCTCTCTGCAGACGTGGGCCACTTCTCGCTGGTGCGAGCCATGCACCTCGCAGATCTCATTACTCTTATGAATG GCGCTTGCGGTGTCATGTCGATATTCTCGTCCCTACAGTCCTGCCTGGAACCCGCCAACAGAGACCACCACCTGTGGTGGGCGCTGACATTCTTGCCGTTTGGCTTGTTCTTCGATTTTCTTGATGGCAGGGTGGCTCgatggaggaagaagagcagcctgATGGGACAAGAGCTGGATTCCCTTGCCGACTTG ATCTCTTTCGGTGTCGCTCCCGCCATGGTTGCCTTTTCCATTGGCCTTCGAACTGCTGCCGATAAACTCGGCCTCGCCTTTTTTGTTCTGTGTGGATTGACCAGACTGGCCCGCTTCAACGTCACTGTCGCCGTTTTGCCCAAGGATGCTACTGGCAAGAGCACATTCTTCGAGGGCACTCCCATTCCGACATCGCTGGGTTTGGATGCCCTTATGGCTTACTGGCTGCAGCACGGCTGGATCTTGGACAGCATCCCCTTTGGCACCATCTTCACTGGTACATCGCTCGAGTTCCACCCCGTCGTGCTCTTGTTCGTCATTCACGGCTGCACCATGACTAGCAAGACGATACGCATACCAAAGCCCTAA